Proteins encoded within one genomic window of Lampris incognitus isolate fLamInc1 chromosome 1, fLamInc1.hap2, whole genome shotgun sequence:
- the ppp2r2aa gene encoding serine/threonine-protein phosphatase 2A 55 kDa regulatory subunit B alpha isoform, giving the protein MAGAGGGSNDVQWCFSQVKGAIDDDVAEADIISTVEFNHSGELLATGDKGGRVVIFQQEPESKNQPQCRGEYNVYSTFQSHEPEFDYLKSLEIEEKINKIRWLPQKNAAQFLLSTNDKTIKLWKISERDKRPEGYNLKEEDGRYRDPTTVTTLRVPVFRPMDLMVEASPRRVFANAHTYHINSISVNSDCETYLSADDLRINLWHLEITDRSFNIVDIKPANMEELTEVITAAEFHPNQCNTFVYSSSKGTIRLCDMRASALCDKHSKLFEEPEDPNNRSFFSEIISSISDVKFSHSGRYMMTRDYLSVKIWDLNMETRPVETYQVHEYLRSKLCSLYENDCIFDKFECCWNGNDSVVMTGSYNNFFRMFDRGYRQDMTLEASRENSKPWSVLKPRKVCTGGKRKKDEISVDSLDFNKKILHTAWHPLDNIIAVATTNNLYIFQDKLN; this is encoded by the exons ATGGCag GAGCTGGCGGTGGGAGCAATGATGTGCAGTGGTGTTTCTCTCAAGTCAAAGGAGCCATTGATGACGATGTCGCCGAAG CGGACATCATATCCACTGTTGAATTCAACCACTCTGGGGAGCTACTAGCCACTGGGGACAAGGGGGGTCGTGTTGTCATCTTTCAGCAGGAGCCAGAG AGTAAGAATCAGCCACAATGCCGTGGAGAGTACAACGTTTACAGCACCTTCCAGAGCCACGAGCCTGAGTTTGACTACCTGAAAAGCCTTGAGATTGAGGAGAAGATCAACAAGATTCGGTGGTTGCCTCAGAAAAATGCAGCGCAGTTTCTTTTGTCCACAAATG ACAAAACCATAAAGTTGTGGAAAATTAGTGAGCGAGACAAGAGGCCTGAGGGTTACAATTTGAAAGAAGAGGATGGGCGCTATAGAGATCCCACTACTGTCACAACACTAAGG GTGCCAGTGTTCCGGCCCATGGACCTGATGGTGGAAGCCAGCCCCAGAAGAGTGTTTGCTAATGCTCACACTTACCATATTAACTCCATCTCAGTCAACAGTGATTGTGAAACCTACCTGTCAGCAGATGACCTTCGCATTAACCTCTGGCACCTGGAGATCACCGATCGCAGCTTTA ACATTGTTGACATAAAGCCTGCTAATATGGAGGAGTTGACTGAGGTGATCACAGCCGCGGAGTTCCATCCAAACCAATGCAACACTTTTGTCTACAGCAGTAGCAAGGGGACGATCCGCCTTTGTGACATGAGGGCATCAGCACTATGTGACAAACACTCCAAAC TCTTTGAGGAGCCAGAAGATCCAAACAACCGTTCATTCTTTTCGGAAATAATCTCATCCATCTCTGATGTGAAGTTCAGTCACAGTGGACGCTACATGATGACCCGTGACTATCTGTCGGTCAAAATCTGGGATCTCAACATGGAGACCCGGCCAGTAGAGACATATCAG GTGCATGAATATCTCAGGAGTAAGCTGTGCTCACTCTATGAGAATGACTGCATCTTCGACAAATTTGAGTGCTGTTGGAATGGGAATGACAG TGTCGTGATGACTGGCTCCTATAACAACTTCTTCAGGATGTTTGACAGAGGCTACCGGCAGGATATGACCCTGGAGGCGTCCCGGGAGAACAGCAAGCCCTGGTCTGTCCTGAAACCTCGTAAAGTGTGCACAGGTGGGAAGCGCAAAAAGGATGAGATCAGTGTAGACAGCCTGGACTTTAACAAGAAGATCCTCCACACTGCCTGGCACCCCCTGGACAACATCATTGCTGTGGCTACCACCAATAACCTGTACATATTCCAGGACAAATTGAACTAG